The Penaeus chinensis breed Huanghai No. 1 chromosome 36, ASM1920278v2, whole genome shotgun sequence genome includes a region encoding these proteins:
- the LOC125045083 gene encoding cuticle protein 19-like, with amino-acid sequence MSAKLFVLFALVAVACAAPRPDAPPSYGPPAYKEPGMPFDFAYAVKDDYTGNDFAHDETSDGKVTSGSYRVLLPDGRTQIVTFTADHHSGYVANVAYEGEASYPAAKPAAYAPPPPAYA; translated from the exons ATGTCTGCCAAG CTCTTCGTCCTGTTCGCCCTCGTGGCTGTGGCCTGCGCCGCCCCCCGCCCCGATGCCCCTCCTTCCTACGGTCCCCCCGCCTACAAGGAGCCTGGCATGCCCTTCGACTTCGCCTACGCCGTCAAGGACGACTACACCGGCAACGACTTCGCCCACGACGAGACCAGCGACGGCAAGGTCACCTCGGGATCCTACCGCGTCCTCCTCCCCGACGGTCGCACCCAGATCGTCACCTTCACCGCCGACCACCACAGCGGATACGTCGCTAACGTCGCCTACGAGGGCGAGGCCTCCTACCCTGCAGCCAAGCCCGCCgcctacgcccctccccctcccgcctacgCCTAA